TCAAAAAGCAATAGAAATTATTGATAACCACAAGAGATAGTCATGATAGTAGCTATTAGTGGAATGGTAGCTAGCGGAAAATCTAGCTTATCTAAAAGATTATCAACGCATTATAAAAACGCAAAATTGTTATATGAATATGAAGAAGATGATGTTGTTTTTCAAAAATTTTTAGAGTGGTTATATAACAAAAATAGTTCAATTGATTTCGCTTTTCAATCATATGTAATTCAAAACTATTCAAGGCACCTAAAACAAGCAATTAATGAAAATTATGAATACATAATCGCAGATCGCTTTAATCAAGAACACTTTATTTTTGCTAAAAACAAACTTAGTTTAAAATCTGATAAGTTTTTAAGAGGATATGAAGCATTATTTGATGTTTTAATCTCAGAAGATAAACTTCCTGATTTGGTTATTTATTTAGACTTAAGTTTTGAAGAATTTAAGAAAAGAATTTTCAAAAGAAATCGTCTAGTAGAAACTTCAACATTCAATGATAATTTAACATACTGGCAAACACTGTATGCTAAATATAAAATTGAATTTCAAAATCAACAAAAAAAGTTTGGATTTAACGTTGAATATTTAGATACAAATAATAAGAATGAAGATCAAGTTTTTAATGAAGCAATTCAGTTAATAAATCGATATAAAAAATAAATAAAAAAACGAGTTCATAGCTCGTTTTTTTATCATTTTTACCGTGTTTTTTTAATTTTTTATGAAACTAACTTCTTAGTATTTTGAATTACTAATTCGTTTGTTTCTGGATTAACTGTGCAAATATATGATTGATTTTTTTCAAGTTTATTTTCAAGAATTTTTTTAGCCAAAAAGTTCTCTACTTCTCTTTGAATATAACGTTTTAATGGGCGAGCACCAAACGCAGAATTTGCACCGTTTTTTGCAACTTTTTCTATAACTTTTTTATCGAAATTAATCACAATTTGTTGCTCTTTAATTCGCTCAGTTAGATCGTTTAATAGTTTAGCTGAAATATCTAAAATATCTTTGTCTTTTAATGAATTAAATGTCACAACTTCATCAATTCTATTTAATAATTCAGGGCGCATGATTTTCTTCAATTCTTGGAATGCTTTCTCTGGATTGTTAGCAAGAATATTTTCTGCACCAATATTTGAAGTCATGATGATGATTGTATTTTTAAAATTCACCATTCGGTTGTGATTATCTTTTAATTGTCCATCATCTAGAATTTGTAAAAGAATGTTTAAAACATCAGGGTGTGCTTTTTCGATCTCATCGAATAAAACAACAGCATAAGGTTTTGTTCTAATTGCTTCAGATAATATACCTGGTTGATCATAACCAACATATCCAGCTGGGGCTCCTATTAGTTTAGCCACTGAATGTTGTTCCATGAACTCAGACATATCAATTCTTACCATCGCTTTTTCATTATCAAATAAACAATAAGCTAATTTTTTAGCAACTTCTGTTTTACCAACACCAGTAGGTCCTAAGAATAAGAATGAACCAATCGGACGATTTGGATCATTAATCTGAGCTCTTCCTCTTAGTACGGCATCTGATACTTTTTGTAATGCTTCTTCTTGACCTTTTACGTATTTTGATAAGTCATTTTTTAAATTCAATAATTTTTGTTGCTCTGATGCCACAAGCTTAGTTAAAGGTATTTTTGTTGATTGCGAAATTACCTCTGCAATTTCTAATCTTGTAATTGAAGTTTTTATTAAATTGTCGGTAAAATTAGACAATTCCTTAGTTTTTCTTTCGATTTCTTCTTGGCGTTTTGGGATCTCTAAATATAACAATTTAGAAGCCATTGTATATTCACCTTTTGCTTGCAATCTTTCAATTTCTGCATTGATGTTATTAACTTCTTCTTTTAATTTATTAATGCGTTCATGAATCTTTTTTTGTTCATTTCATTTATTCATCAACACATCTTGTTGATCAGTTAATTCTTTAATTTCTTTTTTAAGTTG
The Mycoplasma sp. E35C DNA segment above includes these coding regions:
- a CDS encoding deoxynucleoside kinase; protein product: MIVAISGMVASGKSSLSKRLSTHYKNAKLLYEYEEDDVVFQKFLEWLYNKNSSIDFAFQSYVIQNYSRHLKQAINENYEYIIADRFNQEHFIFAKNKLSLKSDKFLRGYEALFDVLISEDKLPDLVIYLDLSFEEFKKRIFKRNRLVETSTFNDNLTYWQTLYAKYKIEFQNQQKKFGFNVEYLDTNNKNEDQVFNEAIQLINRYKK
- a CDS encoding ATP-dependent Clp protease ATP-binding subunit, whose product is MFASFTPSEEKSSLDKYSRNLNDEIVKNTIDPTIGREEEIRRLIEILSRKNKNNPVLIGEPGVGKTAIVEGFARKIVNNDVPDNLKDVEVVELSLSSLIAGTQYQGSFESRLNNILKEVKKSNGKIILFIDEIHQLVGMGKNSSNSAMDAANILKPMMARGEIKVIGATTIDEYRKYIEKDGALERRMQKIIVNEPSKQEALTIMRGLKERWEAFHKVRIFDDALVAAVEMSSRYISDRYLPDKAIDLIDEAAAKIKTIIHSLPPEIDNLKQKVIYLSTELAALEQEKKENPEIKLGRIDQLKKEIKELTDQQDVLMNKWNEQKKIHERINKLKEEVNNINAEIERLQAKGEYTMASKLLYLEIPKRQEEIERKTKELSNFTDNLIKTSITRLEIAEVISQSTKIPLTKLVASEQQKLLNLKNDLSKYVKGQEEALQKVSDAVLRGRAQINDPNRPIGSFLFLGPTGVGKTEVAKKLAYCLFDNEKAMVRIDMSEFMEQHSVAKLIGAPAGYVGYDQPGILSEAIRTKPYAVVLFDEIEKAHPDVLNILLQILDDGQLKDNHNRMVNFKNTIIIMTSNIGAENILANNPEKAFQELKKIMRPELLNRIDEVVTFNSLKDKDILDISAKLLNDLTERIKEQQIVINFDKKVIEKVAKNGANSAFGARPLKRYIQREVENFLAKKILENKLEKNQSYICTVNPETNELVIQNTKKLVS